The genomic interval AAGTAAGAATAAATGGGTAGCATGCACAAGCTGGGATATTTtagtttaatgaaaaaataactttctaacaATTACATCTGTCCTGCCGTGAATAAGCTGCCTTTAGTAATAGTAAACTGCCTTGGATCCTCTCATGGTGATGTCATCCGAAGGATTCCTACCCCAAGTGTCAAATCAGATCGTCCATTTGAACTCTGAGAATCTGTGATTCTGTGAAAGTTTTTCTCACAAGCAAAACACAAGGAAATTTGAATTCcatttttgaaggagaaaaatttaatatattttatcttattatacATTTTCCCTAAATTACAAAGTCAATAGCTGCAAATATATTCTGCTACAAAGCTTTCTGTAAGAAATATCTCTATAAGAAAATACATCTCATTAACATTTCCTGTAAATAAATTACTTCAAATAATAATTTTGGGATGTACATAAGGGAAATAATGCAAAAACCAGATTGTAAATGTGATTGCTACATAGGAAATGTTTGACTGAAATGTTCCATGTTCATGTTGCCAAGCTTATAGAAACCTGTTTGCACAGACTTTGGTTCTTGGATAGATTagcttataatttttgttttagcagaCATGTGGAAAAATGTAAATCTTAATCACCCTAGTAAAGCGTATGGGAAGCTGAGATTCTTAATAGACATGCAGGCTCAGGTTCAATTTCTACTGGGAAAACTTGAATTTGAAACTGCAGAAGGggtttaagtaaaagaaaattaaggagtGACTTGCAGTCTATAAAAGAAAAGGTCAAAAGTAACAGCTATAAGATAACTTTTTTGCTTTATGCTCtagacataaatatttagaactgagtacagtaaaaaaaaagtaataaaatggttTCAAAGAATTTGGAAACTGTGGTTTCTATAGGTTAGCAATATGTAGATTTTACAAgttattccatttctattttttactttcaatGGCTGCAGAAAACAGAAACGATATCTTTGGCAAGAAACAGCTGTTGCAGAGAGATTGGTACAGAACTTTCGGACGGTGCCGTCGGCAAGCTGGGAGTTTGTGGAGGACAACGGAACCTTACTGTATGCCACCTGCCTCGAGAGTCCGTTTCATGAGACCTCCTCATGTTATTTTAGGgcctcaaaaatataaaataaatattttgaggtcAACTAGTGACCTACACAGAACTCATCTGCACAGTAAATATTGTGATAGCAAATCCCATGGAAAACTTCCATTTAGGTTGTGCTGCCTTGGGCTTCCAATGGGAATAGTCAGTTTGTGCTTCAGACATACGATCGACATGGTGCCAAAACCTGGGCACTGGATGAAGTTTTGTCCCTTTGTGTCCCTCAGTGCAGCACAAATGCAGATCAAGTCCCTGTGCTCAGCTTTTCCTGGCTGTGCTGCTGTGTCTGTAAAGAATAAATGTGTTTGCCAATCTAATTCTGTCGAACACGGGGAATGCCCAAGCTTCAACAAGTAACAGTCTATTAGCGCTGATGCTGTATCTTGGacaccttaaaaattttttcagtcTGTGAAATTCTGCTCTGTACTATTCACAAGGAATTGGGatagtttggaaaataaaatatattcaaggtAGGAATCACATACAATCAAGAAAAGGTGCAATGCCATTCTAGAATGTAAATGGACAGTTTTTGTCTTATACTGGTCCTGGGGAATTACcgtgaaaatacattttcaaaaaatgtaaataaacagtttaaagcaaaacaagtttgtttttttcctaaaggcgTTCAGAGGAGACTTGCaattattttgaacatatttggaaaacactgactgctttttttcttgtctacCAAGGCCTTTCATTGAGCCATAGCAGTAGTGCTGCAAACCCAAAGGTGATTCTGTGTGGCGAATTAATTATGTGCCATGCTTTCATTTCCTATGTAACAACTCATTTTATGTTAGAGCCTGTTGTATGCCAAGGGACTATTGTGTTCAAGTATAACCTTGAGTGAGAACCATGGTTTTCAGGTAATTTCTACAGGCAATCACCAATCCGAAGGAAACTGATCGTCCAGCACAACCTAAACTCTTGGGAAGTCACATGGTATTCGTCAGGAATTTTCACTGTGTGGTTTTGTCAGTAATGGCATTTTCACAAATGTGCACATTATTTACATGAACGAGCTGCATCATGGAAATGCATCGGTTGTACTACACATGTTACCTCTTTCTAATCTGcttattctctttccctttttctctctctgtgatctCTATATGCTTACAACATtccttattttagccattcttctGAGCTCCAAATCGTCTTTTCCACCATGCTGTAATGCATTAAATACACAGATGCACAGTCTGCTAGTGATGGGCTTCCTCGGAGGAGATCATATTTTCTGACACACGTGGAGTCTGGCTTTGGAGGAATAGGTGGCATCTTTCCACACTTTGCACGACAGGCCCTTCGCACAGTCACACCGCTGGAAAATTTCCAGCCCGTGAGAGCCCTTCTTGCGCTGTTTGGTACAGACTTCCCCCTGATGGAGCACTGGCTTGCAGATTTTGGTCCAGAAGTGGCGAGCACAGCAAAACCCTTCGATGCAGTCTGCTGATCGCAGGCAGGGGTCTCCTTCATGCCCTGTGGAGATGGTGACCAAATGACATTACCATGACactttagaaaaaaatcctaCTTTGCACACAGACGCACATACAGTACTTTTACTTGGACCGTCTTCCACGAAGTTATCACGTACGATGGAAAGTCTTGGATGCCTATCGATCGGCTCTCCCTCTAATCACGTCAGGCAATTATCGTCTCTTTTGACTATTCGCTGAGTATCAAGTCTTACGAAGAGCTAGGACTGCGCTCCATCTTGTCTTTATTTTGGCACGGTCTGCTCTTAGATATTTCTCTgatcatttgttcttttaatgAGGTgagtgaaaaataagtaaataaagagaaTTGCTTTCAAAGTAATTAATTTGATACGTTCTTGGGAGGCGTAAATAAACTCTGACTCGAGGAGAAAGCTGAAATTCTCAGGGACTCTTAAACCCCTGCGTCAGTGTCTAGCCAGGAATACAGAAACTTAAGACCGAAGATGTTTAATGCCGAGAACGAGGCACGCAGGCGGTGGCAGGGCTAAGAAGGGCCAGAGGATGGTAaagcagcagagcaggaagccgcTACCACTTTAGGCTGGAGGCCCCAGAGGAGAAGGTCATGTCAGAATCCGGGGCTGGAATTGCTAGCTGGGGCTGGAATCCCAACAGGCCCACCTGACAGGGAGCCTAGGACGTACAGTCTCTAAGGAGCTGTGATTCAGAACAGAGTAGAGAAAGGGCAGACAGCCCCAGGGTCAACCAAGAACCCATCATTAAAAACATGTGGAAGAACAAATCTGGATATTTAATTCAGAAAAAAGTGACTAAGTCAGCAAAAGAGCAAACACACATCACAGCTGGGTTGATGTGTAACCTATATAAAGAAAGGTCAATAAACTTCTCTGCATTTTTGCCAGAATGTAAATATCCAGGCTTTTTAGACCGGATGACCTGTCACTCCTCACTTCTGCTGTCACAAAAGCAGACATAAGTAGTGCCTACACGAATAGGCCAccctgtgttccagtaaaacattattttgcaAAATCAGGCAGTAGGACAGGCCATAATGTGCCAATCCTGAGGTAAGGGGTGACCCGTCATCCCAGATGTAACCAGTCCCTGTGTGATACGGACATGCCCCACTAGGCATTGTCATAAGAGTGCTTCCTAGTTGCCATCAGAAAATTACAcataaaactgtataaaaatatgagtaaatttGAAACTGTACTGTGACATAGCTAGCTATTGGGTAGGGAGGGATACTCACGTAATGACAAATGCATGTGAATTTGATAGAATAGAAATAGGAGATTGGGTAAAGACATAGGTCTTCAGGGAGCATAGATAGGGGACAATTGAAGAGGAACTGTCAATCTTTTTAGTGCCATCCATGTCAACATGAATATTCCAGGTCAGACTAATAGGTCAGTCAGATATTCCATAGGATACCAGCTCTGCAGAACATGAAAATGTGGGGAAATGTTTTTGTGGTCAAGAAATATGGGGACCTACAGTGTTTAAAAAACTTAACCAGTTTTCCTCATTGCTGGGCTTCTCAGAGCCCTCAATATACCAATTATATAAAGTTCCCAAAGTGGGAGAGGCATTATTACAGCACACTTTTATTCACAGGATGTCTTAAAGAGTAACGCTCCACAGAACACGCTTGAAAGAAGCCTCCTTTAAAGATGGACGTGTTTCATGCCTTCAACATTTTACTGTTAGTAATAAAGTTCAATAATTTcatgcttttaaattttactgttaGTGATTAGGCTTCCCAAATATTTTGATATGGGTAAGGGGATTTTATGACCATATATAATCCTAGTAGAAACCAATTATTTTTGATAAGTTGGTCTATGAATAGCATATTGTGTGGTTGTttagtgaaataaaatttctgtaaaggggagaaaaagattCAAAAGCTTAGGGATTTAATCATATGACTACAAACATTTAAAGGCAGCACCGTTTAGAAAATAGCATGATTGTTCAGGGGTGCTGCAATTCTCACAATACATATTTCCTAACAATTTAAGATCTCTTAGAAATCTCCAGCATCctcaaaattaagaattaataaaTTCAGTTAAAATCTTGCCAACAAAGtatcttctctgtattttttctaaAACCAATGCAATGAAttctcaatattttaatttttcttcttttaaaacaagaaaaagtaagCAAAGAACTACAGACCGCCTACCTTTTATATGTGACATCTTAGTGTGCGGTCTTCCTAGATTCTGCCATCCCAGGTCGTGGTTTGAGTAGTGGCCATGGCTTCGATCTCTGTGTCGAGTGCCGTCCAGAGCTGGGATGTGGGGGGTTAAGATGCTCTCAGTGACAGGGATGCAGATGCCTGGAGATGGCAAGTAAGTGGTTAGACTTATCCGATTCTGTAAAGTGTGATTCTTGTCCAAGTATCGTGCCGATGTGAGGTGTGAGGCTATCtcctacctatcatctatcatcatctgtTTTTCCTCTATTCATTcaaccattcatttatttacataaataatattCAACGATATGACTTAAtattaaatagaattaaatagTTTGGCCTAAGTCAGGCTTCCTTAATTTGAATCTCGTCTCTCTCAAGACCAAGTAACCATGGgcaaaaataggaataaaaacatttcatcAAGTTGTGAACACATGTGAAATGTTTAGAATAGTGACTTAGTAAGTATTAAATTAGTGTTAGCTATTCCTACTTTTAAAACGTCTGCCCAGACATCCATCTTCAGGATCCAGGTTCCTATTTTCAATCAACAATATAACCCCAGTCTACATCGTAAACATCTCTAATGGTATGAGGCCTTCTTCCGTTCACCTGTCCCAGGTACTTCTGATAAGACTCTGCCTAGGGGTTGGGAGCATGTATACGGATAGGAGCCTGATTATCTTGTTTTATATGAGTAAGTTTATGTTTCAGATCACCTTCTGTAATTATTTAATggttttttcttgtgttgtcaGTGATTCTTCATTTCATCATTAGTGCTGAATTGTCTGGCGATAAATTCACTGAGATTGGGTGAAGTCATGCTTATGGATAGGCTGGGGAATAGACTCCTGGGTCTCCGTTTGGAGGAACCAATCACTCCCTCACTCTGAGTGTGGTGCAGGGTGGGGCCTTTCAAAGAAGACACCCTGAATATAAGAATCGAGGCATGAAACTGGGAGAGGGACTCACCTCCGTATTCCCAAACCGCAGCAGGTGCCTTGTTTGGTCTTCTGCATGTATCACTTATGTGTTTACAGCTATGCATATACAACGCTTCGGTACGGCAAATCCTAGATTGCCATAGAACATAAAGGATAGAAATAGAGGCCGGAGCCCAGGAAAACTAGGATTTGGGAGGTAATCCACGTAATCGTGCACATAGCTAAACCACGATCCAATCCCTGCCAGTTTTGAAAGGTTCCTTGCGTTTCAGAGGTCTGGCTAAGGAGGAGGTCGTCGAATTTGCTAGACACACGTCCTACATTAACACGAA from Ursus arctos isolate Adak ecotype North America unplaced genomic scaffold, UrsArc2.0 scaffold_11, whole genome shotgun sequence carries:
- the DKK2 gene encoding dickkopf-related protein 2: MAALMRGKDSSRCLLLLAAVLMVESSQLGSSRAKLNSIKSSLGGETPAQAANRSAGTYQGLAFGGSKKGKNLGQAYPCSSDKECEVGRYCHSPHQGSSACTVCRRKKKRCHRDGMCCPGTRCNNGICIPVTESILTPHIPALDGTRHRDRSHGHYSNHDLGWQNLGRPHTKMSHIKGHEGDPCLRSADCIEGFCCARHFWTKICKPVLHQGEVCTKQRKKGSHGLEIFQRCDCAKGLSCKVWKDATYSSKARLHVCQKI